Proteins found in one Oncorhynchus gorbuscha isolate QuinsamMale2020 ecotype Even-year linkage group LG15, OgorEven_v1.0, whole genome shotgun sequence genomic segment:
- the notchl gene encoding neurogenic locus notch homolog protein 1 isoform X1, protein MMLVLWTAVLLGLSRCCQVAAASPGGDPWAQCPSRQCEAKFRDGSCDKECTEPECLRDGFDCLRDKGRCYSGHIHYCRDHYSNSYCDQGCESAACGWDGSDCHRHHSPLWAKGTLLLHTHVPLQHGTFSNSSLLWALSTLLQTPLKLRGTVPLDPSKDLFTFNPQQLENLLAQASSDDSNGSLLFLQVDNRPCSRLPSTCFPYAIEAANFLRAATSSTRVSVPSHPELKAIISVRGVGEEIGGREEDPVEEKEDTNDGATPPWIWAVIGVATGLVLALVLMVVLVIRRVRRRREEREGGGERVRHRSTVTENDSGANVAKAWAQHTPHREQRGRTGREKGRNGIKKKKAKEAEKKRRREPLGEDALRLRPLKKDLDIGSDTDFTQSSMEDINRSICDHRTQEQKHYRSPPSHPQSPTQPPLLAPPRGWERNAVPSTHHRTPNQSASVQWCGPDGSVVLIRAVRSGLDRVVLELLRAGVPVNNTDHTGRSALHWACSVNHLSLTRTLTRYGAAVDLQDNKGETALFLSALHGCYDTARFLLLNGANQDLSDRRGRRALDVAREGMHHQVLELLLAHRVQRGPIPMEQANDMLWDERAFLYSQWVNSPGLPGRSASFSGVIGHRDMSSPPPSDLSMGRVQCPSPQNWRPQLNQSATALVTPRIMGRPPRPISTLQEVTSEDEDRERPQEVPRAATPHFLLPQPAPRQRSFSCTQNALQRRSSSQQPEPTYVALSEKIATEPIERVIVVPPTDAPTQSDRRSIVDSSDNPRRAAPEIEAASFKKAEQKARSEKLNNHMPDSNQTAL, encoded by the exons ATGATGCTGGTGCTGTGGACAGCTGTTCTGTTGGGTTTGAGCAGGTGCTGTCAAG TAGCAGCAGCGTCTCCTGGTGGTGACCCCTGGGCCCAGTGTCCGTCCAGACAGTGTGAGGCCAAGTTTAGAGATGGGTCATGTGATAAAGAGTGCACCGAGCCCGAGTGTCTGAGAGACGGGTTCGACTGTCTGAGGGACAAAGGACGCTGCTA TTCAGGTCACATCCACTACTGCCGAGACCACTATTCCAACTCTTACTGTGACCAGGGCTGTGAAAGTGCAGCCTGTGGCTGGGACGGGAGTGACTGTCACAGGCACCACAGCCCTCTGTGGGCTAAGGGTACCCTGCTCCTGCACACCCACGTCCCCCTGCAACACGGCACATTTTCCAACAGTTCCCTTCTCTGGGCCCTCAGCACCCTCCTGCAGACGCCCCTCAAACTGCGCGGCACGGTGCCCCTTGACCCCAGCAAGGACCTCTTCACCTTTAATCCCCAGCAGCTCGAAAACCTGCTGGCTCAAGCTTCTTCGGATGACTCAAATGG ATCTCTCCTATTCCTGCAAGTGGATAACAGGCCGTGCTCCCGTCTTCCTTCTACCTGTTTCCCCTACGCCATCGAAGCAGCTAACTTCCTGCGGGCTGCTACGTCATCGACTCGTGTGTCGGTCCCCTCTCACCCAGAATTAAAGGCCATTATTAGTgtaagaggggttggggaggaaataggagggagagaggaggacccaGTTGAGGAAAAGGAGGACACTAATGATG GGGCAACACCTCCATGGATATGGGCTGTGATCGGCGTGGCAACGGGCCTGGTACTGGCTTTGGTCTTGATGGTTGTCTTGGTGATCAGAAGGGTGAGACGAcgacgagaggagagggagggaggaggagagagggttaggcaCAGATCCACTGTCACTGAGAATGACAGCGGAGCCAATGTGGCCAAGGCATGGGCACAGCACACACCCCACCGAGAGCAGAGgggcaggacagggagagagaaaggcaggaaTGGGATAAAGAAGAAGAAAGCGAAGGAGGCTGAGAAGAAAAGACGCAGAGAGCCACTGGGGGAGGATGCCCTTCGACTGCG GCCCCTGAAAAAGGACCTGGATATTGGAAGTGACACTGACTTTACCCAGAGTTCTATGGAGGACATCAACAGGTCCATCTGTGACCACCGAACGCAAGAGCAGAAGCACTACCGCAGCCCCCCGAGCCACCCACAATCACCCACACAAC CTCCACTTTTAGCCCCCccaagaggatgggagagaaatgCTGTCCCGTCGACACATCACAGAACACCCAATCAA TCTGCTTCGGTTCAATGGTGTGGTCCAGATGGGTCAGTGGTCCTGATTCGTGCGGTCCGGAGTGGGCTTGACCGTGTGGTTCTGGAGCTGCTACGAGCTGGGGTGCCGGTCAACAACACAGACCACACTG GGAGATCAGCCCTCCACTGGGCATGCTCAGTTAACCACCTCTCCTTGACAAGAACCCTCACTCGCTACGGTGCTGCGGTGGACCTACAGGACAACAAG GGTGAGACTGCTCTGTTCCTCTCCGCCCTCCACGGTTGCTACGACACCGCCCGGTTCCTGCTCCTGAACGGGGCAAATCAGGATCTGTCTGATCGCAGAGGACGCCGGGCACTGGATGTTGCCCGAGAGGGCATGCATCATCAAGTCCTGGAGCTCCTATTGGCTCACAGGGTTCAGAGAGGGCCTATTCCTATGGAGCAAGCCAATGATATGCTGTGGGATGAGCGTGCCTTTCTGTATAGCCAATGGGTGAATTCCCCTGGGCTTCCTGGGAGAAGTGCCTCCTTCTCTGGTGTCATAGGGCATCGGGATATGTCTTCGCCTCCACCAAG TGATTTATCAATGGGCAGGGTGCAGTGCCCTTCCCCTCAGAACTGGCGGCCACAGCTCAACCAATCAGCAACCGCATTGGTTACCCCAAGGATCATGGGGCGTCCACCAAGACCAATCAGCACTCTACAGGAGGTTACCTCAGAGGACGAAGATCGTGAAAGGCCCCAGGAAGTCCCGAGAGCAGCGACACCGCACTTCCTGTTACCCCAGCCTGCTCCTCGACAGCGGTCCTTCTCCTGTACCCAGAATGCACTGCAGCGTCGCTCCAGTTCACAGCAGCCCGAACCGACTTATGTTGCCTTATCAGAGAAAATAGCCACTGAGCCCATAGAAAGAGTGATCGTAGTCCCACCTACAGATGCTCCCACCCAATCAGATCGCAGATCAATAGTCGATAGTAGCGACAACCCCAGGAGGGCAGCGCCAGAGATTGAGGCAGCAAGTTTTAAAAAGGCAGAACAGAAAGCCCGAAGTGAGAAGCTAAATAACCACATGCCTGACTCGAACCAAACAGCTTTGTAA
- the notchl gene encoding neurogenic locus notch homolog protein 1 isoform X3: protein MMLVLWTAVLLGLSRCCQVAAASPGGDPWAQCPSRQCEAKFRDGSCDKECTEPECLRDGFDCLRDKGRCYSGHIHYCRDHYSNSYCDQGCESAACGWDGSDCHRHHSPLWAKGTLLLHTHVPLQHGTFSNSSLLWALSTLLQTPLKLRGTVPLDPSKDLFTFNPQQLENLLAQASSDDSNGSLLFLQVDNRPCSRLPSTCFPYAIEAANFLRAATSSTRVSVPSHPELKAIISVRGVGEEIGGREEDPVEEKEDTNDGATPPWIWAVIGVATGLVLALVLMVVLVIRRVRRRREEREGGGERVRHRSTVTENDSGANVAKAWAQHTPHREQRGRTGREKGRNGIKKKKAKEAEKKRRREPLGEDALRLRPLKKDLDIGSDTDFTQSSMEDINRSICDHRTQEQKHYRSPPSHPQSPTQPPPRGWERNAVPSTHHRTPNQSASVQWCGPDGSVVLIRAVRSGLDRVVLELLRAGVPVNNTDHTGRSALHWACSVNHLSLTRTLTRYGAAVDLQDNKGETALFLSALHGCYDTARFLLLNGANQDLSDRRGRRALDVAREGMHHQVLELLLAHRVQRGPIPMEQANDMLWDERAFLYSQWVNSPGLPGRSASFSGVIGHRDMSSPPPSDLSMGRVQCPSPQNWRPQLNQSATALVTPRIMGRPPRPISTLQEVTSEDEDRERPQEVPRAATPHFLLPQPAPRQRSFSCTQNALQRRSSSQQPEPTYVALSEKIATEPIERVIVVPPTDAPTQSDRRSIVDSSDNPRRAAPEIEAASFKKAEQKARSEKLNNHMPDSNQTAL from the exons ATGATGCTGGTGCTGTGGACAGCTGTTCTGTTGGGTTTGAGCAGGTGCTGTCAAG TAGCAGCAGCGTCTCCTGGTGGTGACCCCTGGGCCCAGTGTCCGTCCAGACAGTGTGAGGCCAAGTTTAGAGATGGGTCATGTGATAAAGAGTGCACCGAGCCCGAGTGTCTGAGAGACGGGTTCGACTGTCTGAGGGACAAAGGACGCTGCTA TTCAGGTCACATCCACTACTGCCGAGACCACTATTCCAACTCTTACTGTGACCAGGGCTGTGAAAGTGCAGCCTGTGGCTGGGACGGGAGTGACTGTCACAGGCACCACAGCCCTCTGTGGGCTAAGGGTACCCTGCTCCTGCACACCCACGTCCCCCTGCAACACGGCACATTTTCCAACAGTTCCCTTCTCTGGGCCCTCAGCACCCTCCTGCAGACGCCCCTCAAACTGCGCGGCACGGTGCCCCTTGACCCCAGCAAGGACCTCTTCACCTTTAATCCCCAGCAGCTCGAAAACCTGCTGGCTCAAGCTTCTTCGGATGACTCAAATGG ATCTCTCCTATTCCTGCAAGTGGATAACAGGCCGTGCTCCCGTCTTCCTTCTACCTGTTTCCCCTACGCCATCGAAGCAGCTAACTTCCTGCGGGCTGCTACGTCATCGACTCGTGTGTCGGTCCCCTCTCACCCAGAATTAAAGGCCATTATTAGTgtaagaggggttggggaggaaataggagggagagaggaggacccaGTTGAGGAAAAGGAGGACACTAATGATG GGGCAACACCTCCATGGATATGGGCTGTGATCGGCGTGGCAACGGGCCTGGTACTGGCTTTGGTCTTGATGGTTGTCTTGGTGATCAGAAGGGTGAGACGAcgacgagaggagagggagggaggaggagagagggttaggcaCAGATCCACTGTCACTGAGAATGACAGCGGAGCCAATGTGGCCAAGGCATGGGCACAGCACACACCCCACCGAGAGCAGAGgggcaggacagggagagagaaaggcaggaaTGGGATAAAGAAGAAGAAAGCGAAGGAGGCTGAGAAGAAAAGACGCAGAGAGCCACTGGGGGAGGATGCCCTTCGACTGCG GCCCCTGAAAAAGGACCTGGATATTGGAAGTGACACTGACTTTACCCAGAGTTCTATGGAGGACATCAACAGGTCCATCTGTGACCACCGAACGCAAGAGCAGAAGCACTACCGCAGCCCCCCGAGCCACCCACAATCACCCACACAAC CCCCCccaagaggatgggagagaaatgCTGTCCCGTCGACACATCACAGAACACCCAATCAA TCTGCTTCGGTTCAATGGTGTGGTCCAGATGGGTCAGTGGTCCTGATTCGTGCGGTCCGGAGTGGGCTTGACCGTGTGGTTCTGGAGCTGCTACGAGCTGGGGTGCCGGTCAACAACACAGACCACACTG GGAGATCAGCCCTCCACTGGGCATGCTCAGTTAACCACCTCTCCTTGACAAGAACCCTCACTCGCTACGGTGCTGCGGTGGACCTACAGGACAACAAG GGTGAGACTGCTCTGTTCCTCTCCGCCCTCCACGGTTGCTACGACACCGCCCGGTTCCTGCTCCTGAACGGGGCAAATCAGGATCTGTCTGATCGCAGAGGACGCCGGGCACTGGATGTTGCCCGAGAGGGCATGCATCATCAAGTCCTGGAGCTCCTATTGGCTCACAGGGTTCAGAGAGGGCCTATTCCTATGGAGCAAGCCAATGATATGCTGTGGGATGAGCGTGCCTTTCTGTATAGCCAATGGGTGAATTCCCCTGGGCTTCCTGGGAGAAGTGCCTCCTTCTCTGGTGTCATAGGGCATCGGGATATGTCTTCGCCTCCACCAAG TGATTTATCAATGGGCAGGGTGCAGTGCCCTTCCCCTCAGAACTGGCGGCCACAGCTCAACCAATCAGCAACCGCATTGGTTACCCCAAGGATCATGGGGCGTCCACCAAGACCAATCAGCACTCTACAGGAGGTTACCTCAGAGGACGAAGATCGTGAAAGGCCCCAGGAAGTCCCGAGAGCAGCGACACCGCACTTCCTGTTACCCCAGCCTGCTCCTCGACAGCGGTCCTTCTCCTGTACCCAGAATGCACTGCAGCGTCGCTCCAGTTCACAGCAGCCCGAACCGACTTATGTTGCCTTATCAGAGAAAATAGCCACTGAGCCCATAGAAAGAGTGATCGTAGTCCCACCTACAGATGCTCCCACCCAATCAGATCGCAGATCAATAGTCGATAGTAGCGACAACCCCAGGAGGGCAGCGCCAGAGATTGAGGCAGCAAGTTTTAAAAAGGCAGAACAGAAAGCCCGAAGTGAGAAGCTAAATAACCACATGCCTGACTCGAACCAAACAGCTTTGTAA
- the notchl gene encoding neurogenic locus notch homolog protein 1 isoform X2, translating into MMLVLWTAVLLGLSRCCQAAASPGGDPWAQCPSRQCEAKFRDGSCDKECTEPECLRDGFDCLRDKGRCYSGHIHYCRDHYSNSYCDQGCESAACGWDGSDCHRHHSPLWAKGTLLLHTHVPLQHGTFSNSSLLWALSTLLQTPLKLRGTVPLDPSKDLFTFNPQQLENLLAQASSDDSNGSLLFLQVDNRPCSRLPSTCFPYAIEAANFLRAATSSTRVSVPSHPELKAIISVRGVGEEIGGREEDPVEEKEDTNDGATPPWIWAVIGVATGLVLALVLMVVLVIRRVRRRREEREGGGERVRHRSTVTENDSGANVAKAWAQHTPHREQRGRTGREKGRNGIKKKKAKEAEKKRRREPLGEDALRLRPLKKDLDIGSDTDFTQSSMEDINRSICDHRTQEQKHYRSPPSHPQSPTQPPLLAPPRGWERNAVPSTHHRTPNQSASVQWCGPDGSVVLIRAVRSGLDRVVLELLRAGVPVNNTDHTGRSALHWACSVNHLSLTRTLTRYGAAVDLQDNKGETALFLSALHGCYDTARFLLLNGANQDLSDRRGRRALDVAREGMHHQVLELLLAHRVQRGPIPMEQANDMLWDERAFLYSQWVNSPGLPGRSASFSGVIGHRDMSSPPPSDLSMGRVQCPSPQNWRPQLNQSATALVTPRIMGRPPRPISTLQEVTSEDEDRERPQEVPRAATPHFLLPQPAPRQRSFSCTQNALQRRSSSQQPEPTYVALSEKIATEPIERVIVVPPTDAPTQSDRRSIVDSSDNPRRAAPEIEAASFKKAEQKARSEKLNNHMPDSNQTAL; encoded by the exons ATGATGCTGGTGCTGTGGACAGCTGTTCTGTTGGGTTTGAGCAGGTGCTGTCAAG CAGCAGCGTCTCCTGGTGGTGACCCCTGGGCCCAGTGTCCGTCCAGACAGTGTGAGGCCAAGTTTAGAGATGGGTCATGTGATAAAGAGTGCACCGAGCCCGAGTGTCTGAGAGACGGGTTCGACTGTCTGAGGGACAAAGGACGCTGCTA TTCAGGTCACATCCACTACTGCCGAGACCACTATTCCAACTCTTACTGTGACCAGGGCTGTGAAAGTGCAGCCTGTGGCTGGGACGGGAGTGACTGTCACAGGCACCACAGCCCTCTGTGGGCTAAGGGTACCCTGCTCCTGCACACCCACGTCCCCCTGCAACACGGCACATTTTCCAACAGTTCCCTTCTCTGGGCCCTCAGCACCCTCCTGCAGACGCCCCTCAAACTGCGCGGCACGGTGCCCCTTGACCCCAGCAAGGACCTCTTCACCTTTAATCCCCAGCAGCTCGAAAACCTGCTGGCTCAAGCTTCTTCGGATGACTCAAATGG ATCTCTCCTATTCCTGCAAGTGGATAACAGGCCGTGCTCCCGTCTTCCTTCTACCTGTTTCCCCTACGCCATCGAAGCAGCTAACTTCCTGCGGGCTGCTACGTCATCGACTCGTGTGTCGGTCCCCTCTCACCCAGAATTAAAGGCCATTATTAGTgtaagaggggttggggaggaaataggagggagagaggaggacccaGTTGAGGAAAAGGAGGACACTAATGATG GGGCAACACCTCCATGGATATGGGCTGTGATCGGCGTGGCAACGGGCCTGGTACTGGCTTTGGTCTTGATGGTTGTCTTGGTGATCAGAAGGGTGAGACGAcgacgagaggagagggagggaggaggagagagggttaggcaCAGATCCACTGTCACTGAGAATGACAGCGGAGCCAATGTGGCCAAGGCATGGGCACAGCACACACCCCACCGAGAGCAGAGgggcaggacagggagagagaaaggcaggaaTGGGATAAAGAAGAAGAAAGCGAAGGAGGCTGAGAAGAAAAGACGCAGAGAGCCACTGGGGGAGGATGCCCTTCGACTGCG GCCCCTGAAAAAGGACCTGGATATTGGAAGTGACACTGACTTTACCCAGAGTTCTATGGAGGACATCAACAGGTCCATCTGTGACCACCGAACGCAAGAGCAGAAGCACTACCGCAGCCCCCCGAGCCACCCACAATCACCCACACAAC CTCCACTTTTAGCCCCCccaagaggatgggagagaaatgCTGTCCCGTCGACACATCACAGAACACCCAATCAA TCTGCTTCGGTTCAATGGTGTGGTCCAGATGGGTCAGTGGTCCTGATTCGTGCGGTCCGGAGTGGGCTTGACCGTGTGGTTCTGGAGCTGCTACGAGCTGGGGTGCCGGTCAACAACACAGACCACACTG GGAGATCAGCCCTCCACTGGGCATGCTCAGTTAACCACCTCTCCTTGACAAGAACCCTCACTCGCTACGGTGCTGCGGTGGACCTACAGGACAACAAG GGTGAGACTGCTCTGTTCCTCTCCGCCCTCCACGGTTGCTACGACACCGCCCGGTTCCTGCTCCTGAACGGGGCAAATCAGGATCTGTCTGATCGCAGAGGACGCCGGGCACTGGATGTTGCCCGAGAGGGCATGCATCATCAAGTCCTGGAGCTCCTATTGGCTCACAGGGTTCAGAGAGGGCCTATTCCTATGGAGCAAGCCAATGATATGCTGTGGGATGAGCGTGCCTTTCTGTATAGCCAATGGGTGAATTCCCCTGGGCTTCCTGGGAGAAGTGCCTCCTTCTCTGGTGTCATAGGGCATCGGGATATGTCTTCGCCTCCACCAAG TGATTTATCAATGGGCAGGGTGCAGTGCCCTTCCCCTCAGAACTGGCGGCCACAGCTCAACCAATCAGCAACCGCATTGGTTACCCCAAGGATCATGGGGCGTCCACCAAGACCAATCAGCACTCTACAGGAGGTTACCTCAGAGGACGAAGATCGTGAAAGGCCCCAGGAAGTCCCGAGAGCAGCGACACCGCACTTCCTGTTACCCCAGCCTGCTCCTCGACAGCGGTCCTTCTCCTGTACCCAGAATGCACTGCAGCGTCGCTCCAGTTCACAGCAGCCCGAACCGACTTATGTTGCCTTATCAGAGAAAATAGCCACTGAGCCCATAGAAAGAGTGATCGTAGTCCCACCTACAGATGCTCCCACCCAATCAGATCGCAGATCAATAGTCGATAGTAGCGACAACCCCAGGAGGGCAGCGCCAGAGATTGAGGCAGCAAGTTTTAAAAAGGCAGAACAGAAAGCCCGAAGTGAGAAGCTAAATAACCACATGCCTGACTCGAACCAAACAGCTTTGTAA